In Chryseobacterium lactis, a single genomic region encodes these proteins:
- a CDS encoding M23 family metallopeptidase gives MKKFLNSRKNINVLLGGLLLVVFAQGIFIARLYSEKDDKNYEVNLVRINTEKDSVDYLKMKTDLTLVDQTVAQLNSFLKAKDISSAKLMMLNQDSIANSIYLSKQANRYSQYLMDLQTKLMQVPLGMPTDGYISSNFGVRKNPIPFKTVFASVKSHKTSESKPAEAAASKPEVKAEPVEKIVELTDSYGNKREVKVMVTPKATPAAASPASTASSKAVVATTTTSQPAPVEKNNPPAEADQMQFHKGLDIAVAFGSDVRAAAAGTVIFSGQKGGYGNCVIVSHGNGLATLYGHLSQLISKVNDKVKVGQVIAKSGNTGRSTGPHLHYEVHKNNTPVNPKLFMNL, from the coding sequence ATGAAAAAATTTCTAAACAGCAGGAAGAACATCAATGTTCTTCTTGGAGGACTTCTATTAGTAGTTTTTGCACAAGGCATATTTATTGCCAGGCTTTATTCTGAAAAGGATGACAAGAATTATGAAGTGAACCTTGTCAGAATAAACACTGAAAAAGACAGTGTAGATTACCTGAAAATGAAGACAGATCTTACCTTGGTAGATCAAACTGTTGCCCAGCTAAATTCTTTTCTGAAAGCAAAAGACATTTCCAGCGCAAAACTGATGATGCTTAATCAGGACAGTATTGCCAATTCCATTTACCTTTCCAAACAAGCCAACCGATACAGCCAATACTTGATGGACCTTCAGACAAAACTGATGCAGGTTCCATTGGGAATGCCAACCGATGGATATATTTCCTCCAATTTTGGAGTGAGAAAAAATCCCATCCCGTTTAAAACTGTTTTCGCTTCTGTAAAGTCCCACAAAACTTCAGAATCAAAGCCGGCAGAAGCAGCAGCTTCAAAACCTGAAGTGAAAGCAGAACCCGTTGAAAAAATCGTTGAGCTTACAGACAGTTATGGAAATAAAAGAGAAGTAAAAGTAATGGTTACTCCAAAAGCAACTCCTGCTGCTGCATCACCTGCATCCACTGCCTCTTCAAAGGCTGTTGTTGCTACTACAACCACTTCTCAGCCAGCTCCTGTTGAAAAAAATAACCCACCTGCTGAAGCAGATCAGATGCAATTTCATAAAGGACTTGATATCGCAGTTGCCTTTGGTTCTGACGTAAGAGCTGCCGCTGCCGGCACTGTAATTTTTTCAGGACAGAAAGGAGGTTACGGAAATTGTGTTATCGTTTCTCACGGAAACGGATTAGCAACTCTTTACGGACATTTATCACAACTTATCTCTAAGGTAAATGATAAGGTAAAAGTAGGCCAGGTTATTGCCAAATCAGGGAATACAGGACGATCTACAGGACCTCATCTTCACTATGAAGTGCACAAAAACAATACGCCGGTGAATCCGAAATTGTTTATGAATTTATAA
- a CDS encoding catalase family protein, giving the protein MPNPLQYNKKFDELNDEEKELLEINKKTIADFVEQSSSISDVNYATRNAHAKTYAVAKGTFCVDQNIPETLQPFFVQEKFDLVIRFSNAQLKIKNSRRDIPAYGFAVQIRDENNGLLANFPLVNFPLFPINSVSTFLKLFTAINRSYIKKGSSLLSIAVQLFKTIPSVLTGSFLKNIVKIIRRRNDFILSFDYYSVGAYRLGDYMIKIKLEPKSVDKNIGRKQNIKKVLKNYFQVNDFSADVFIQFCYDLKDQPINKLNVEWKNSPYIKIGEVKIDKNGLLDPRSCNNELLSFNPFESKTIFQPVGKIQKLRDEAYKVSMQTRRKINKLLHGKNTDL; this is encoded by the coding sequence ATGCCAAATCCATTACAATATAATAAGAAGTTCGACGAACTTAATGATGAGGAAAAAGAGCTGTTGGAAATCAATAAAAAAACGATTGCCGATTTCGTTGAACAATCCTCTTCTATAAGTGACGTCAATTATGCTACAAGAAATGCTCATGCAAAGACCTATGCGGTAGCAAAAGGGACATTTTGCGTCGATCAGAATATCCCTGAAACATTACAACCTTTTTTCGTTCAGGAAAAATTTGATCTTGTCATCAGATTTTCCAATGCTCAACTGAAAATTAAAAATTCCAGAAGAGATATTCCCGCTTACGGATTTGCCGTTCAGATCAGAGATGAAAACAATGGGCTGTTGGCCAATTTTCCGTTGGTCAACTTTCCTTTATTTCCGATTAATTCTGTTTCTACATTCTTGAAATTATTTACAGCTATTAACCGATCGTATATCAAAAAAGGAAGTAGTTTACTATCGATCGCAGTACAGTTATTTAAAACCATTCCATCGGTTCTGACAGGTTCTTTCCTGAAAAATATCGTGAAAATAATCCGGAGAAGAAATGATTTTATTCTCTCATTTGATTATTATTCCGTGGGAGCCTATCGTCTCGGAGATTATATGATCAAAATAAAACTGGAACCCAAATCTGTAGATAAAAATATTGGGAGAAAGCAGAATATCAAAAAAGTGTTGAAAAATTATTTTCAGGTAAATGATTTCAGCGCTGATGTTTTCATTCAATTCTGTTATGATCTGAAAGACCAGCCCATCAACAAACTGAATGTAGAGTGGAAAAATTCTCCTTATATTAAAATAGGTGAAGTGAAAATAGATAAAAATGGATTACTGGATCCCCGTTCCTGTAATAATGAACTGCTTTCCTTCAATCCATTTGAAAGTAAAACGATCTTTCAGCCTGTCGGCAAAATACAGAAATTACGTGATGAGGCCTACAAGGTTTCTATGCAGACCAGGAGAAAGATCAATAAGCTCTTACACGGAAAGAATACTGATTTGTAA
- a CDS encoding Rrf2 family transcriptional regulator, whose product MNNTRFATAVHIMTLLAKSPQEWLTSEWVAGSINVNPVIVRKEISVLREAGLIISRQGKEGGSQLAKDAETITISQIYRAVKNTEVLGKKNQNPNPACSVGKEINIHLDTLFEETDQLVTQFLGDKSLQEFADQFA is encoded by the coding sequence ATGAATAATACAAGATTTGCTACGGCAGTACATATCATGACCTTATTGGCGAAGAGCCCTCAGGAGTGGCTCACTTCTGAATGGGTGGCTGGTAGTATTAATGTAAATCCGGTAATTGTACGAAAGGAAATCAGTGTATTGAGAGAAGCAGGCTTAATTATTAGCAGACAAGGTAAAGAAGGAGGTAGCCAGCTTGCGAAAGATGCAGAGACGATCACCATTTCACAAATCTACAGAGCTGTGAAGAATACGGAGGTTTTAGGAAAGAAAAATCAAAATCCTAACCCGGCGTGTAGCGTAGGAAAAGAAATCAATATTCATTTAGATACTTTATTTGAAGAAACAGATCAATTGGTAACTCAATTTTTAGGAGACAAGTCATTGCAGGAATTTGCAGATCAGTTTGCTTAA
- a CDS encoding FKBP-type peptidyl-prolyl cis-trans isomerase, which yields MGVADLLFKRKKELAEKNLKDGKEYMEEYGKRESVVQLPSGLQYEIITEGDGQKPGPKSTVTCHYHGTTITGKVFDSSVKRGKSASFPLNRVITGWTEALQLMPVGSKWRLIIPPHLAYGDQEISKEIGPNSTLVFEVELLGIK from the coding sequence ATGGGAGTAGCAGATTTGTTATTTAAACGTAAAAAAGAATTGGCAGAAAAGAACCTGAAAGACGGTAAAGAATATATGGAAGAGTATGGTAAAAGAGAAAGCGTTGTTCAGTTACCAAGCGGCTTGCAATATGAAATTATCACAGAAGGTGACGGTCAGAAGCCAGGACCAAAATCTACAGTAACATGCCATTACCATGGAACTACCATCACAGGGAAAGTTTTTGATAGCTCTGTAAAAAGGGGTAAATCCGCATCTTTCCCTCTGAATAGAGTAATTACAGGATGGACGGAAGCGCTTCAGCTTATGCCTGTTGGAAGTAAGTGGAGATTGATTATTCCTCCACATCTGGCATATGGAGATCAGGAAATCAGCAAGGAAATCGGACCGAACAGTACCCTTGTTTTTGAAGTAGAATTGTTGGGTATCAAATAA
- a CDS encoding toxic anion resistance protein, translating to MDNQENQPIDPLGSIEPLKTFEPTPMTPPPGQPVQNSAPAVLVDREGNVNLTQIQTEERQKYEVLANSIDEANPGSIVNFGAELQKTLTNQSDSFLGNVRRSNSGEVGGLINDLLVELNYVDVEELNGNKVKSFLSKLPFMKKVMTQVENLFAKYDKIINNIEQISYKVNAGIITSTKDNAVLQTIFESNVNSIKQIEDLVIAGNIRMERAAVELTQMEAAPQNFQDYQIADKRDFIARLDRRMADLKVVRVIMMQSLPQIRLVQNNNVSIAEKAQTILTTTLPVWKNQLSLAVAMYRQQQNIEIQQKVSATTEEILRKNAERLGQNSVNVARANEQTIVSVETLRETTSMLINTLNEVKQIQKQGADNRRKLDQDLQTLEHELKANVRG from the coding sequence ATGGACAATCAAGAAAATCAACCTATAGATCCGCTTGGATCAATTGAACCTCTTAAAACATTTGAGCCAACTCCAATGACTCCACCACCGGGACAGCCTGTGCAAAACTCAGCGCCGGCAGTGCTTGTTGACAGAGAAGGAAATGTAAATCTTACTCAGATACAGACAGAGGAACGTCAGAAATATGAAGTGTTGGCGAATTCTATCGATGAAGCGAATCCGGGTTCAATCGTAAATTTCGGAGCTGAGCTTCAGAAAACATTAACCAACCAGAGTGACAGCTTCTTAGGGAATGTAAGAAGATCCAACTCAGGTGAGGTGGGCGGACTTATCAATGATCTTTTGGTAGAGCTTAACTATGTAGATGTAGAAGAGCTTAACGGAAATAAAGTAAAAAGTTTCCTGAGTAAATTACCATTCATGAAGAAGGTGATGACTCAGGTAGAAAACTTATTTGCAAAATATGATAAGATCATCAATAATATCGAGCAGATCTCGTATAAAGTAAATGCAGGAATCATTACCTCTACCAAAGATAACGCTGTTCTTCAGACTATTTTTGAAAGTAATGTGAACTCCATTAAACAGATCGAGGATCTTGTAATTGCAGGAAATATAAGAATGGAAAGAGCAGCAGTTGAGCTTACCCAAATGGAAGCCGCTCCTCAGAATTTCCAGGATTATCAGATTGCAGACAAAAGAGATTTCATTGCAAGATTAGACCGAAGAATGGCTGATCTTAAAGTGGTACGTGTGATCATGATGCAGTCGCTTCCACAAATCAGACTGGTACAGAATAACAACGTTTCTATTGCTGAAAAAGCGCAAACGATTCTTACCACAACACTTCCGGTATGGAAAAACCAGCTTTCACTTGCCGTTGCCATGTACAGACAGCAGCAGAATATTGAGATTCAGCAGAAAGTGTCTGCTACTACAGAAGAAATCTTAAGAAAGAATGCGGAGCGTCTTGGTCAGAATTCTGTAAATGTAGCAAGAGCCAATGAGCAGACGATCGTATCTGTAGAAACATTAAGAGAAACTACTTCAATGTTGATCAATACGTTGAATGAAGTGAAACAAATCCAGAAACAAGGTGCTGATAACAGAAGAAAACTGGATCAGGATCTTCAGACATTGGAGCATGAATTAAAAGCAAATGTCAGAGGTTAA
- a CDS encoding nuclear transport factor 2 family protein, with protein MEQKHPLPPFTLETAKEKIQLAEDAWNSQDPERVSKAYTIDSEWRNRDTFVNGREAIVEFLQKKWQKELHYTLKKEYWAHTDNRIAVRFEYEYQTKDGHWFRAYGNENWEFDENGLMAKRYASINDVAIKEEDRKFR; from the coding sequence GTGGAACAGAAACATCCGCTTCCCCCTTTCACATTAGAAACGGCGAAGGAAAAAATTCAATTGGCGGAAGATGCCTGGAACAGTCAGGATCCTGAAAGAGTATCCAAAGCATACACGATCGACAGTGAGTGGAGAAACAGGGACACATTTGTCAATGGAAGAGAAGCGATCGTAGAATTTCTTCAAAAGAAATGGCAAAAGGAACTTCATTATACCCTTAAAAAAGAGTATTGGGCTCACACGGATAACCGTATTGCTGTTCGGTTTGAATATGAATATCAAACAAAAGACGGTCATTGGTTCCGCGCATATGGAAATGAAAACTGGGAATTTGATGAAAATGGATTAATGGCAAAAAGATACGCCAGCATCAATGATGTAGCCATAAAAGAAGAAGACCGAAAATTCAGGTAA
- a CDS encoding NAD(P)-dependent oxidoreductase translates to MKKVAVIGATGFVGTQIVNELAGRGYAVEALVRDASKVKTQENVTAKSVDVNNVEELAEALKGSDAVISAFNAGWTNPNLYNDFLNGSVNIEKAVEEAGVNRLIVVGGAGSLYTPDNIQIVDTPDFPDAYKPGATAARDYLNKIKENNTLNWTFFSPAVEMNQANVGERTGKYRTSLETPVFDENGRSRLSVQDVAVVLVDELEQNNHIRERFTAAY, encoded by the coding sequence ATGAAAAAAGTAGCAGTAATCGGGGCAACCGGATTTGTAGGTACACAAATAGTAAACGAATTAGCTGGCAGAGGATATGCCGTTGAAGCTTTAGTGAGAGATGCATCGAAGGTAAAAACACAAGAGAATGTAACCGCAAAAAGTGTTGATGTAAATAACGTAGAAGAGCTGGCAGAAGCTTTAAAAGGGAGTGATGCGGTAATCAGCGCATTCAACGCAGGCTGGACAAATCCTAATCTTTACAACGATTTCCTGAATGGTTCTGTAAATATTGAAAAAGCAGTGGAAGAGGCAGGAGTGAACAGATTAATCGTAGTAGGTGGGGCGGGAAGCCTTTATACTCCGGACAACATTCAGATTGTAGATACTCCCGACTTCCCTGATGCATACAAACCAGGTGCAACCGCAGCAAGAGATTATTTAAATAAAATTAAAGAAAACAATACTTTAAACTGGACATTCTTCAGCCCTGCAGTAGAAATGAATCAGGCAAATGTTGGCGAAAGAACCGGAAAATACAGAACTTCATTAGAGACTCCTGTATTTGATGAAAATGGAAGAAGCCGTCTTTCCGTACAAGATGTAGCTGTAGTGCTGGTAGATGAATTAGAGCAAAACAACCACATCCGTGAACGTTTTACAGCAGCTTACTAA
- a CDS encoding NAD(P)H-dependent glycerol-3-phosphate dehydrogenase: MAKKKIISESSNPKKNLSVGVVGSGSFATAIVKMLVENCKVVHWCVRSEFVKGAIELRGHNPTYLTAAHFNLKSLKLTTDINELVSACDVIVLATPSIYLSDTLDKMTCDYSEKIFVSAIKGIIPRVNDVVAHYLRDEFKIGFRNQAVIAGPCHAEEVAMERLSYLTIATVEDETAEKLEGVFSSDFIKVHTSKDILGNEYSAILKNIFAIGAGIASGLGYGDNFTAVFVSNAIREMETFLEAIYEAPRDVNESAYLGDLLVTAYSLFSRNRNLGNLIGKGYTVKSAIQSMNMVAEGYYAADSIYKTAKQKNLKLPIIETVYAILYEGKNAEKQFRKLTAKLN, encoded by the coding sequence ATGGCTAAAAAGAAAATAATTTCAGAATCTTCGAATCCAAAAAAGAATCTTTCTGTAGGAGTAGTAGGGAGCGGAAGTTTTGCAACTGCTATTGTAAAAATGTTGGTTGAAAACTGTAAAGTGGTACACTGGTGTGTAAGAAGTGAGTTTGTAAAAGGGGCGATAGAGCTTCGCGGACATAATCCTACTTATCTTACAGCAGCGCATTTTAACCTTAAGAGCTTAAAGCTTACTACTGATATCAATGAATTGGTCTCTGCCTGTGATGTCATTGTATTGGCAACACCTTCCATTTATCTTTCCGACACGTTGGATAAAATGACCTGTGATTATTCAGAGAAGATCTTTGTTTCTGCAATTAAGGGAATTATTCCGAGAGTAAATGATGTGGTAGCACACTATCTTAGGGATGAATTTAAAATCGGTTTCAGAAATCAAGCTGTTATTGCCGGTCCTTGTCATGCTGAAGAAGTGGCAATGGAAAGACTTTCTTACCTAACCATTGCAACAGTAGAAGATGAGACGGCTGAAAAACTTGAAGGAGTTTTCAGTTCAGATTTTATTAAAGTCCATACCAGCAAGGATATTTTAGGAAACGAATACAGTGCAATTCTTAAAAATATATTTGCAATCGGTGCGGGAATAGCCAGCGGATTAGGATATGGTGATAACTTCACTGCTGTGTTTGTATCCAATGCAATCCGTGAAATGGAAACTTTCCTGGAAGCTATTTATGAAGCACCAAGAGATGTGAATGAAAGTGCTTATTTGGGAGACCTATTGGTAACGGCTTATTCCCTGTTCTCAAGAAACAGAAACTTAGGGAACCTTATCGGAAAAGGATATACCGTAAAATCTGCTATCCAATCTATGAATATGGTGGCTGAAGGTTATTATGCTGCAGATTCTATTTATAAAACAGCAAAGCAGAAAAATCTTAAATTGCCAATCATTGAAACGGTATATGCGATTCTATATGAGGGTAAAAATGCAGAAAAACAATTTAGAAAGCTAACGGCAAAACTGAATTAA
- a CDS encoding TetR/AcrR family transcriptional regulator has protein sequence MASPKDRIVETTFELFAKQGYNSTGINQIIAEAAVAKASFYQHFKSKEDLCVEFLKIRHEYWFNELNNFLSEIKNRKGKIAGAFDFLIYMNQKENFRGCSFLNILSEIPMDNIKILDVIQSHKTDLRNYFSGLAENQVLADHIYMLFESSIIESQLFRSNELIEKSKNIVTRLIQ, from the coding sequence ATGGCATCTCCAAAAGACAGGATTGTAGAAACAACTTTTGAATTATTTGCGAAGCAAGGATACAATTCTACAGGAATCAATCAGATTATTGCTGAAGCAGCTGTTGCAAAAGCGAGCTTTTATCAGCATTTCAAATCTAAAGAAGATTTGTGTGTAGAATTCCTGAAGATAAGACATGAATATTGGTTTAATGAGTTAAATAATTTTTTATCAGAAATAAAAAATAGAAAGGGTAAGATAGCCGGAGCATTTGATTTTCTTATCTACATGAACCAAAAAGAGAATTTCAGAGGTTGCAGCTTTCTGAATATTTTATCAGAAATCCCGATGGATAATATCAAGATTTTGGATGTGATTCAATCCCATAAAACAGATCTCAGAAACTACTTTTCAGGATTGGCAGAAAATCAAGTTCTTGCAGATCATATTTATATGCTTTTTGAAAGCAGTATTATTGAAAGCCAGCTTTTTAGATCCAATGAACTTATTGAAAAATCAAAAAATATAGTCACCCGTTTAATACAATAA
- a CDS encoding TerD family protein, with product MAINLQKGQRINLKKENGAELSQACVGINWGAIEKKGFFGTKKEAVDLDGSCILYDSNKNVTEVIYFGNLKSKNGSVKHSGDDLTGDVDGDDGLDNEVITVDFSNLEPNVEHVAMVLNSYRGQDFGTIPFASIRIYEGSPTNVREVFAKYDIANDASFSGHVAMVMGVFYKRNGEWKFNAIGDPTSDRKLEQTIQTVQMNYL from the coding sequence ATGGCTATCAACTTACAAAAAGGTCAAAGAATTAACCTTAAAAAAGAAAACGGAGCTGAGCTTTCCCAGGCTTGTGTAGGAATCAACTGGGGAGCAATTGAAAAAAAAGGATTTTTCGGAACTAAAAAAGAAGCAGTAGACTTGGATGGAAGCTGTATTTTATATGATTCAAACAAAAATGTAACGGAAGTAATCTATTTCGGTAATTTAAAATCCAAAAACGGATCAGTTAAACATAGCGGAGACGACCTTACGGGAGATGTAGACGGAGATGACGGATTGGATAACGAGGTAATCACTGTAGATTTCAGCAATCTGGAACCTAATGTAGAACACGTTGCAATGGTTCTGAACAGTTACAGAGGCCAGGATTTCGGAACAATTCCTTTCGCTTCTATCAGAATCTATGAAGGAAGCCCTACCAACGTCAGAGAAGTATTTGCAAAATATGACATTGCCAATGACGCTTCTTTCAGTGGTCATGTGGCCATGGTTATGGGAGTTTTCTATAAGAGAAACGGAGAATGGAAATTCAACGCTATCGGAGATCCTACATCAGACAGAAAACTGGAGCAAACGATCCAGACTGTACAGATGAATTATTTGTAA
- a CDS encoding TerC/Alx family metal homeostasis membrane protein, whose amino-acid sequence MEKHQSILELHPGLVWGFAITVVIMLLLDLGVFNKKSHEVSSKEATIWTIVWISLSMVFSGVVYWAFNTDGTPESHALAVEKFTQYQAAYWIEKALSVDNLFVFILVFGFFKVPKFLHHKVLFWGIIGALIFRAIFIFAGVGLINLTYLPEMHIFGEAVKINIVMTLFGLFLVYAGIKSWGDGGDDDDEDYSNTAGAKLIKSFWKVSDNYDGDKFFTIQNGIKMATPLLVVVGVIEFTDVLFAVDSIPAIFAISDDPFILYTSNIFAILGLRSLYFLLANFIHMFSKLPYGLAIILSFIGVKMLIAPWYHISSPVSLGIVGGVLVISVILSIMFPDKEDEKEKLEE is encoded by the coding sequence GTGGAAAAACATCAAAGTATTTTAGAGCTGCACCCGGGTCTGGTGTGGGGATTTGCGATAACGGTTGTTATCATGCTGCTCCTTGACTTAGGGGTATTCAACAAAAAAAGTCACGAAGTATCGTCTAAAGAGGCTACCATCTGGACTATCGTATGGATTTCACTATCCATGGTCTTTTCAGGCGTAGTTTATTGGGCATTCAATACAGACGGAACACCAGAGAGCCATGCGTTGGCGGTGGAGAAATTTACACAATATCAGGCAGCCTACTGGATTGAGAAAGCACTTTCGGTCGATAACTTATTCGTGTTTATCCTTGTCTTTGGATTCTTTAAAGTTCCGAAATTTCTTCACCATAAAGTTCTTTTCTGGGGGATTATCGGAGCCTTGATTTTCAGAGCTATATTTATTTTCGCCGGAGTAGGGCTTATCAACCTTACCTATCTTCCTGAAATGCATATTTTCGGAGAAGCCGTAAAGATTAATATTGTGATGACTCTGTTCGGATTATTCCTGGTATATGCGGGAATCAAATCATGGGGTGACGGTGGTGATGACGATGATGAAGATTATAGCAATACTGCCGGAGCAAAGCTGATCAAGAGCTTCTGGAAAGTTTCCGATAATTACGATGGTGATAAGTTCTTCACAATCCAGAATGGGATTAAGATGGCAACCCCTCTTTTAGTGGTGGTTGGAGTAATTGAGTTTACTGACGTTCTTTTTGCGGTAGATTCTATTCCTGCAATCTTTGCGATTTCTGATGACCCATTCATCCTTTATACATCCAATATCTTCGCTATTTTAGGTCTTAGATCTTTATATTTTCTATTGGCGAATTTTATTCACATGTTCAGCAAATTACCATACGGCCTGGCGATTATCCTTTCGTTTATCGGGGTTAAAATGCTTATTGCACCGTGGTATCACATCTCTTCTCCGGTTTCACTTGGAATTGTAGGTGGAGTATTGGTTATTTCCGTTATTCTATCCATTATGTTCCCTGATAAGGAAGATGAAAAGGAAAAATTAGAAGAATAA
- a CDS encoding MBL fold metallo-hydrolase, producing the protein MLKKKLLSLLALLGFVSILLAGNIKVKVYNPGTKAVFPITSTIIYGDKEAMLVDAQFQKQYAEELVKEIKATGKNLKTVFISHSDPDFYFGLDVIKKAFPNVKIISTAQTAYLISASKDDKLAVWKPQLKADAPSEIIVPEAVNAIPDLEGNKIEIRQNPEDPAHSFVWIPSIKTITGGISVSADSHLWMADTQNTKAIDQWIAQIDAMKALKPEQVIPSHFAKQSFSPQSLDFVKNYLENYKKAVTENTTTPAIVDFMVKKYPTLSGKDELEMGVKVFRGEMDWDLKSPYPAIGRKVEVDFGAVKFLLDFKDNKTMTFTGTAGSSKDSTDTVEYTAVEVAKNIFMVYWHEPHLGFNVTHIQDYNKNMVYSNIAGSDGTFTHPKGTLKILK; encoded by the coding sequence ATGTTAAAAAAGAAATTATTATCATTGCTTGCCCTGTTGGGGTTTGTAAGTATTTTACTGGCCGGAAATATTAAAGTAAAGGTCTATAATCCAGGAACCAAGGCTGTTTTTCCTATTACATCTACCATTATTTATGGAGATAAAGAGGCAATGCTGGTGGATGCTCAGTTTCAGAAACAGTATGCCGAAGAATTGGTAAAAGAAATAAAAGCTACAGGAAAAAATCTGAAAACTGTTTTTATTTCTCACAGTGATCCCGATTTTTATTTTGGATTGGATGTGATTAAAAAAGCATTTCCGAATGTAAAAATCATTTCAACGGCTCAAACGGCTTATCTGATCTCTGCCTCAAAGGATGATAAACTGGCGGTATGGAAACCTCAACTGAAAGCAGATGCTCCTTCTGAAATTATTGTTCCGGAAGCCGTGAATGCTATTCCTGATCTTGAAGGAAATAAAATTGAGATCAGACAGAATCCTGAAGATCCGGCGCATAGCTTTGTTTGGATTCCCTCTATTAAAACCATTACAGGAGGAATTTCCGTTTCCGCAGATTCACATCTTTGGATGGCAGATACTCAAAATACAAAAGCAATTGACCAATGGATCGCACAAATTGATGCGATGAAGGCATTGAAACCGGAGCAGGTAATTCCTTCGCACTTTGCAAAACAGTCTTTCTCTCCTCAGTCTCTGGATTTTGTTAAAAATTATCTTGAAAACTATAAAAAAGCTGTGACAGAGAATACAACCACTCCTGCTATCGTAGATTTTATGGTTAAAAAATATCCGACCCTTTCAGGAAAAGATGAACTTGAAATGGGAGTAAAGGTATTTCGTGGAGAAATGGATTGGGATCTGAAATCACCCTATCCGGCCATTGGAAGAAAAGTGGAGGTAGATTTTGGAGCTGTAAAATTCCTTTTGGATTTTAAAGATAATAAAACCATGACATTCACCGGAACAGCCGGAAGCTCAAAAGATAGTACTGATACTGTGGAATACACCGCGGTAGAAGTAGCAAAGAATATCTTTATGGTATATTGGCACGAACCTCACCTTGGCTTTAATGTAACTCACATTCAGGATTATAACAAGAATATGGTGTATTCGAATATTGCAGGCTCTGATGGTACATTTACTCATCCTAAGGGAACGCTTAAAATTTTAAAATAA